A stretch of Alkalicella caledoniensis DNA encodes these proteins:
- a CDS encoding transketolase — MRKSKLITLKKLAIQARKDCMETQITVGSGHLGGSFSALEMMIYLYFEEMNIDPKKPWKNDRDIFILSKGHASLGYYCVLAQRGYIPKEELKTYRKVNSRLQGHTHADVLPGVECSTGSLGQGLSFALGMALGYKRKDMSNRVFVIVGDGEMQEGQNWEALMMQGRLKLDNLIPIIDYNRLQLDDCIDEVLGAFKLKQKLEAFDQNVIEIDGHDFEDIKRAFDNIKVGRANIILANTVKGKGISFMENSVPWHAQKLTQEEYKGALEELEKMEVTLND; from the coding sequence ATGAGAAAAAGTAAGCTAATAACCTTAAAAAAACTAGCTATACAAGCTAGAAAAGACTGTATGGAAACACAAATAACAGTGGGCTCAGGACACCTAGGTGGGTCTTTCTCAGCATTAGAGATGATGATATATCTATACTTCGAGGAAATGAATATAGACCCCAAAAAACCTTGGAAGAATGATAGAGATATATTCATACTAAGTAAAGGCCATGCATCCTTAGGTTATTACTGTGTTTTAGCGCAAAGGGGGTACATTCCAAAGGAAGAACTAAAGACATATAGAAAAGTAAACTCAAGACTTCAAGGTCATACCCACGCTGATGTATTACCTGGGGTAGAATGTAGCACAGGTTCATTAGGGCAAGGACTGTCCTTTGCACTGGGAATGGCCCTAGGATATAAAAGAAAGGACATGAGCAATAGAGTATTCGTCATAGTCGGAGATGGAGAGATGCAAGAAGGACAAAACTGGGAAGCTTTAATGATGCAAGGGCGGTTAAAATTAGACAATTTGATACCTATAATTGACTACAACAGGTTACAACTAGATGACTGCATAGATGAGGTGCTGGGCGCATTTAAATTAAAACAGAAACTAGAAGCCTTTGATCAAAATGTTATAGAAATAGACGGTCATGACTTTGAAGATATAAAAAGGGCTTTTGATAATATAAAAGTAGGTAGAGCAAATATAATCCTTGCTAATACTGTGAAGGGGAAAGGGATATCATTTATGGAAAATAGTGTTCCCTGGCATGCACAAAAATTGACCCAAGAAGAATACAAAGGGGCATTAGAAGAGCTTGAAAAAATGGAGGTGACCCTAAATGACTAA
- a CDS encoding transketolase family protein gives MTKIIAPRDAYGEILADLGQNKDIFVLNGDVATATKTIHFSKKYPERYLNTGIAEQNMIGMAAGLARSGFVPVVSTFACFAPGRVYDQIRQVVAYSNSNVKIMSTHPGLAIGADGAIHQCLDDISLMRELPNMVVLAPSDQVETKKAVAIALEHKGPVYVRIGRKECPLLFDENIEFRIGKGYTIKDGHDITLMAHGSMVGVVYEGAKALQKEGIEARVINMSSIKPIDVELIIKAAKETAGIVTAEDHFLYGGLYSAVCEITSQQSPCKVKGIAVNDTFGESGSPQDLYEKYGLTKENVMNKAKEILEY, from the coding sequence ATGACTAAAATAATTGCACCTAGGGATGCCTATGGGGAAATACTAGCTGACCTAGGACAAAACAAAGATATCTTTGTCCTTAATGGGGATGTGGCTACAGCTACAAAAACCATCCATTTTTCTAAGAAATATCCTGAAAGATATTTAAATACAGGTATAGCTGAGCAAAACATGATTGGAATGGCAGCTGGCTTAGCACGAAGTGGCTTTGTACCAGTAGTTAGTACATTTGCATGTTTTGCACCAGGGAGGGTTTATGACCAGATTAGGCAGGTAGTAGCTTACTCAAACTCAAATGTCAAAATAATGTCTACACACCCAGGATTAGCTATAGGGGCAGATGGGGCAATACATCAGTGTTTAGATGATATATCACTAATGAGAGAGCTGCCAAATATGGTGGTGCTAGCCCCATCGGATCAAGTGGAAACAAAAAAGGCAGTGGCTATAGCATTAGAACACAAAGGGCCTGTGTATGTCAGAATAGGAAGAAAGGAATGCCCATTGCTTTTTGATGAAAACATTGAGTTTAGGATTGGTAAAGGCTATACAATAAAAGATGGTCATGATATCACACTTATGGCCCACGGGTCCATGGTTGGAGTGGTATACGAAGGGGCAAAAGCACTACAAAAAGAAGGTATAGAAGCTAGGGTCATAAATATGTCATCAATTAAACCCATAGATGTGGAACTGATTATAAAGGCAGCAAAAGAAACTGCAGGGATAGTAACAGCTGAAGACCATTTCTTATACGGAGGTTTGTATAGTGCAGTTTGTGAAATTACTAGCCAGCAATCCCCTTGCAAAGTAAAAGGAATAGCAGTTAACGACACATTTGGAGAATCAGGTTCACCCCAAGACCTCTATGAAAAATACGGATTAACCAAGGAGAATGTGATGAACAAGGCAAAGGAAATACTGGAATACTAG